The nucleotide window taaaataaaataaaaataaagaaagtttTCTTGTGACATTATATTTCAAAGAACATGTTATTGATTCTTGAATGTGAAACAGGCGGATCATCTAAGGCAACAAACGTTGCAGCAAATGGCGAAGATCTTGACGACAAGACAATCGGCTAGAGGGTTGCTTGCATTGGGAGAGTATCTACATAGACTTCGTGCTCTTAGCTCTCTTTGGGCAGCTCGTCCACGAGATTAaccaacttaaaaaaaaaacaatgaaacagAACCGAAGCTTGGAATGATGTTATTAAAAGATGTTTGCTAAGTTTCAGCATAAAACAattgtagtagtagtagtacaGTAAAGAGTGATTTATCTCCTTTAGAAACTTATGGTTATTTGCTTTTATGAAAGTATCTATTTTACACTTTCGAACAAGAAACTTTGTAAAATCTATATCAACAATATTATATTTGAGAAAATGGTTAAAAAGACCATATTACGTACTCATCATATATATTAACTCGTTCACATGTGTGTTTGTAGTGAGAATATTAGCTTTCTTTAAATTAAATTCATACATTAAGGCTCATTTGTTTCTCAGTACCAATCACAACATATGTAGTATGTAGTAAGATCAACTAACAtgaactatttttttcttttcgacaGATTTGAGGAGTAAACATGTTCCTTTCCAACAGATAACACCTTCTCCTGTCTCTTCTATTAGTTACATGTAGCTTCAGCAGGAATAATATTACATCTCaatgttggttttttttttattttattcacttGAAATGGCGTATTGTCTCTAGTGTATGTATGACAGAAAGGGACTCTTGAACAAGGAGATATGGCAGAAAGTAGATTTCATCAAGATTCAGGCTGCATAAAGATTCACGGTTACCACTAAGTATCTTGATCAAGAAATGAGACGAGTGTACTGAGCAAGATCTGAACAGAGAaagtattaatttaattatcttTGAGCAAAAGAAAATTTTCATTGAAAACTATAACAAAATATCTAAACATAGTCTTTTTGCTCATAAAAGTTGAGAGAAGCTCGAATACATAAATAGATAAACGTtggaagaaaaacaaaatcggAAAATGGCAATCACTGGTCACCAGGAATGCTCTTGATAATGTCAGAATCACCTAAAACGCCAATCAAAAAGATACAAATCATTAGTAATAAAACATTCTATAAATAACCAACAACATCAAACCAACTTTAAGAATACGTAATAAACAAGTAGTAGCTagttagtttttgttttaaattaccAGGATCAACGATGCTCAGACAAGAAACACGGAAGTACTTCCCACAAGCCGTTCCCAAATCAACGTTGTCTGAAAACCCAAATGTAAACACAGTCAAGCCAAAGTGATACCAGTAATTAACACACTACAGACACTTTCAATCCAACAAAACATAATAGCTTCCTCTAATTAAAGGATCACACTTTAATCATCAGCCCAATGATCCAAAGAATCAGACTTTAACAACTTCATCTACTTAGCAATATACAGAAGAAAAAGGAACTCACTTCCATTGTAGTGGTGAACACCAACTTTGGCAAGCATAGCGTAGTACTCAATCTCAGATCTCCTCAACGGTGGGCAATTCGAGGAGATGAGAATCAGCTTCCCTGccaacataaaaacaaaaacgaaaatCAACAAATTTGAGATATATTGCACACCAAGTGTTCGACTAAATTATTATTAACCTTTGGAGCCTCTTAGAGACTTGAGGACAGACTTGTAACCAAGAGTGTATTTGCCACTCTTCATCACAAGTGCCAACCTACTGTTGATTCCCTCGTGTGACTTCTTCTGCAGTATATAACCAAACACAAACCCAATAAgcataatattaattaagactTTGTTTGGTTCGGTCGGAAAGAATAAAACTTTGACGAACCGTTTTCTTGGCCGTCACCATCTTTTCGTTTTGTCTTGGATCTGTGCGGCGGAGAGGAGATGGTAGAGGAAGCAACGACGACCAAAAGGATACAACGGAGCTTTGGTAACGTTTTATATTCCTGTCAAAATGTTATCTAGGGCTTTTGCTGTTTTCGATATCTTATGGAATTTGCAGTTATGCCCTTGATgttctttatttttgtaaatttcacgcaattaattaaattagttaCGATTCGTCCATAATTACAACGATTATGGCCAGATGACATgaaatgttatttaaaatacttatttttgatggacaaaaaaatagtgTAAGGTACACATATGAAATTCTTCAGGAttcaagtttcaaaaaaatttgtttgttgGTGTAGTCCAGTTGATTACAAAGTATGAATGATCAAATTATGGGGAAATTGGACCGAACTGATTATTCTGTGCTCTGAGGACAGCGACAAAGACatggttttagacttttagtacTTGCAGAATATAATGAGGTTTGTCTCTTAAGAGTCCATCTTTTTCATTCTACTTCCAACATATCCAAAACCAGAGTTTAACATTTTTGTGTATACACACACCAATCATTCTTTACGTACTCATGAATCCTATACATTAGTTTTTTGCCGTTTGCCGTTTGCTGTTTCTACAAGTAGTAAGAATCAATGCTGCTAACAATGAAGCAATTTACATGTATTAGTTAATAATCCTATTAAACAAAATAGTGAAATTGTAGAAGTGGAATACAAGAGCAGTATTCGTGGCCCATGtggttataaacatataaataatatacGTCGTCATGCATTCAAAGATCATAGTCACTATACTTACTCGTGTATTTAACATCGTGTAGCAAACTTCGCCTTGAGGATCTCTCTCTACCCTTTCCCTGTCGGCAAGTAACACCAACAACCGAGAAAACACCAAAAAATGAACTTCACGTGTCATAAACTGAGACCAGGTGGTCGTGATGCGCACTACTGACAGAGTAACATTTCGTTAACCAaagccttttttcaaaaaaaaaaaaaaacatttcgtTAACCAAATAATAACATAGAAAGATTGAATAATAATTCCACCGAAACGTACACGTAGCCTTGTCCTTCCTTTTGAAGCTCGTTCATCGACATGCAGCTTTATAATATGCTTTAGTTTTTCACTCGCTAAtcgctatattttttttttcatgacaCACACATGGGTTCTTCTTTCTTAATTTCTGTTTCTAACCaggcttgtttttttttatctcacaTGATTTTACAACGCATATACAACATGTCACGTATACCTAGTACACGTATTATTATCAGCGGCACTGTGGCAGGCTATGAAAGGAAGATATTGACCTTGGTGTACCTAGTACACGTATTATTAGTATTAACATTTTATACGCGCAAATACGTATAACCAACTAAAGTACGTAAATGAGCCTTTGTGCAAATGCCATAAAATATATCTGAGTGCAAATGCCATAAAATACGTATAACCAACCCATCGATGTTAAAATACGTGAgtgtaattaaatatatctttttggTAATGGTTAAATTTTTGAGTAAGACTTGCTTTTATAGTAAGACTAAAGTTGTTTTTTACAAATATACTGTTATATAAAAATGCTATGTACCTAGTCATATACCGATTCGTCCACATTAAGAGCTAACATCATTCCTCTCACCTATTAGTAGCTCTCCTTTTATATCTCCCAACAAACATGTACAAACATAAAACTTCTCGTCGGCTCATTATCCGTATATACACTTTTGTACACCCTTTAATTTCCACTCATATTAAAGTCTCTCCTACCAATTATTACAAGTTTTGATTATTTGCAGTGATCATTGGATATG belongs to Brassica rapa cultivar Chiifu-401-42 chromosome A07, CAAS_Brap_v3.01, whole genome shotgun sequence and includes:
- the LOC103832220 gene encoding 60S ribosomal protein L30-2; this encodes MVTAKKTKKSHEGINSRLALVMKSGKYTLGYKSVLKSLRGSKGKLILISSNCPPLRRSEIEYYAMLAKVGVHHYNGNNVDLGTACGKYFRVSCLSIVDPGDSDIIKSIPGDQ